In one Rutidosis leptorrhynchoides isolate AG116_Rl617_1_P2 chromosome 8, CSIRO_AGI_Rlap_v1, whole genome shotgun sequence genomic region, the following are encoded:
- the LOC139864057 gene encoding peroxidase 7-like — translation MCIYIHKLTYDSYNLYLNLYTMNISSFITYLLIISFFVSVLAYDYSSTVLKVPTLEDLTDVQDDLSYSFYHEKCHDVEGIIYNKVKEWVTKDPTLAPSLLRLHYHDCIVRGCDASILLDHEGSEKRSNMSKSLRGFEVIDDIKAEIEKKCPRTVSCADILTATARDATVLAGGRYWMIPFGRKDGRVSLTKEATMIPKGSESVTNLIEFFQSKGLNVLDLVVLSGAHTIGKTTCESVQRRLYDYKGTKKPDPSLDVKYLNYLRRKCRWASENVYLDGETPNTFDSQYYENLKKNMGLLSTDQMLYSDSRTKPIANGLSYDSSLFKNQFGVSMVKFSNILDLTSQDEGEIRVNCKYVNY, via the exons ATGTGTATTTATATACATAAACTCACTTATGATTCATACAACTTATATCTAAACTTATACACAATGAACATTTCTAGCTTTATAACCTACCTTCTCATAATCTCATTTTTTGTATCGGTTTTAGCCTACGATTACTCATCAACGGTTCTCAAGGTACCGACCCTCGAAGACCTCACGGATGTTCAAGATGATCTCTCCTACTCGTTTTACCACGAGAAATGCCATGATGTGGAAGGTATTATTTACAATAAGGTCAAAGAATGGGTTACCAAGGATCCCACACTCGCACCCAGTCTTCTAAGGCTACATTACCACGACTGCATTGTTCGG GGATGTGACGCGTCCATACTTCTGGATCATGAAGGGAGCGAAAAGAGGTCGAATATGAGCAAGTCACTTAGAGGGTTTGAAGTAATTGATGATATAAAAGCCGAAATTGAGAAGAAATGTCCAAGAACTGTATCTTGTGCCGATATTTTAACAGCCACGGCTCGAGATGCCACAGTTTTAGCAGGCGGAAGATATTGGATGATCCCTTTTGGCAGAAAAGACGGCCGAGTTTCACTAACCAAAGAAGCCACAATGATCCCTAAGGGTTCTGAAAGCGTCACCAATCTCATCGAGTTTTTCCAATCTAAGGGACTAAACGTGCTCGATTTGGTTGTCCTCTCTG GTGCGCACACGATTGGAAAGACTACATGCGAGTCAGTGCAACGTAGGTTATACGATTACAAAGGAACAAAGAAACCTGATCCATCTTTGGATGTGAAATATTTGAACTACTTGAGGAGAAAATGTCGATGGGCATCTGAAAATGTGTACCTTGATGGTGAAACACCGAACACATTCGATTCACAGTACTACGAAAACCTTAAGAAGAACATGGGGCTCTTATCGACTGATCAAATGTTGTACTCGGACTCGAGAACTAAACCTATAGCCAATGGTTTGTCATACGATTCTTCGCTCTTTAAGAACCAATTCGGTGTATCGATGGTGAAGTTTTCGAATATTCTCGATTTGACATCACAAGATGAAGGAGAAATTCGCGTTAATTGCAAATATGTTAACTATTAA